A section of the Labrus mixtus chromosome 15, fLabMix1.1, whole genome shotgun sequence genome encodes:
- the naca gene encoding nascent polypeptide-associated complex subunit alpha isoform X2 → MPGEATETVPVTEQEMQQPQVETATPPAPASSQKPEAASGPAKPKGKDAKSAQGSSAPKAVPGRRKRSSMSASSSSPTSPKSATSTTPLSPLVSPLASSPGSASANRFTPKVVKAGKQGKPKKGEAFVPAPAPVECKVSAADQQVEAKQTVIEAKPAPEPSKPSPAAAKPVVPPAAFKVTSKPAVAAPVSFSDTLDSSPPKPVEVKTASAKAAPVLVAVDDELPPLIPPEKSMKMPEVVSPVESSKAEATVKTTQPESAKVVAESIKPAPTEAPKATPAPVETPKLVVEAKTAPVEAPKPVVEAKPAPVEAVKPVAEAKPASVEAPKLVVEAEPAPVEDPKPVEKSPVEVTKPVVKAKPAPVEDPKPVEKSPVEVTKPVVKAKPAPVEDPKPVEKSPPVEKSPAVETKPAPVESLKPAAPEVSMPTPVKPVTTAELVEVKATPAEAAKPTKPAAEPLPAPLKSAPVEPAVPAQAPRKLTFAEAVAAPSPVKPEVELISNKPSEPVSAPKPAPTPVKTPAKVEPVIKNDKGSGTESDSDDSVPELEEQDSAQTQTQQAQLAAAAEIDEEPVSKAKQSRSEKKARKAMSKLGLRQVTGVTRVTIRKSKNILFVITKPDVYKSPASDTYIVFGEAKIEDLSQQAQLAAAEKFKVQGEAVSNIQENTQTPTVQEESEEEEVDETGVEVKDIELVMSQANVSRAKAVRALKNNNNDIVNAIMELTM, encoded by the exons CTACACCTCCTGCCCCAGCTTCCTCCCAGAAACCTGAGGCAGCTTCAGGCCCTGCAAAACCCAAAGGCAAAGATGCCAAAAGTGCCCAGGGTTCTTCTGCCCCAAAGGCTGTCCCTGGAAGAAGAAAACGCTCTTCTATgtctgcctcttcttcttcacccaCCTCACCAAAATCTGCTACCTCAACTACTCCCCTGTCACCTTTAGTATCTCCCCTAGCGTCTTCACCTGGTAGTGCTTCTGCTAACCGCTTCACCCCAAAGGTTGTCAAAGCTGGCAAACAAGGAAAACCTAAGAAAGGAGAGGCGTTTGTGCCTGCTCCTGCCCCTGTGGAGTGCAAGGTGTCAGCAGCAGATCAACAAGTAGAGGCAAAGCAAACTGTAATTGAAGCTAAACCTGCCCCTGAGCCAAGCAAACCCTCACCAGCTGCTGCAAAGCCAGTTGTACCCCCAGCTGCTTTTAAAGTTACCTCAAAGCCTGCTGTGGCTGCTCCAGTTTCATTTTCTGATACTCTTGATTCCAGCCCCCCAAAACCTGTTGAAGTTAAGACGGCTTCAGCAAAAGCTGCTCCTGTTCTTGTAGCTGTTGATGATGAGCTCCCTCCACTTATCCCACCTGAGAAGTCAATGAAAATGCCAGAAGTCGTGTCCCCTGTTGAAAGCAGCAAAGCTGAGGCCACAGTTAAAACCACACAACCTGAAAGTGCTAAAGTAGTAGCTGAGTCTATTAAACCAGCTCCCACTGAGGCTCCTAAGGCCACACCAGCCCCTGTTGAGACCCCAAAGCTTGTAGTTGAGGCCAAAACTGCTCCAGTTGAGGCTCCTAAGCCAGTTGTTGAGGCTAAACCTGCTCCAGTTGAGGCTGTGAAGCCAGTTGCAGAGGCCAAGCCTGCTTCTGTTGAGGCTCCTAAGCTGGTTGTTGAGGCTGAACCTGCTCCTGTTGAA GATCCTAAGCCAGTTGAAAAGTCTCCTGTTGAAGTTACTAAGCCAGTTGTTAAGGCCAAACCTGCTCCCGTTGAGGATCCTAAGCCAGTTGAAAAGTCTCCTGTTGAAGTTACTAAGCCAGTTGTTAAGGCCAAACCTGCTCCCGTTGAGGATCCTAAGCCAGTTGAAAAGTCTCCT CCAGTTGAAAAGTCACCTGCTGTTGAGACCAAACCTGCTCCAGTTGAGTCTCTCAAACCAGCTGCCCCTGAAGTCAGCATGCCAACCCCTGTGAAGCCGGTCACCACAGCTGAACTAGTTGAGGTTAAGGCTACACCTGCAGAGGCTGCCAAGCCTACTAAACCAGCAGCTGAGCCTTTACCCGCCCCGTTAAAATCTGCTCCTGTTGAGCCTGCTGTTCCTGCCCAAGCCCCACGTAAACTCACATTTGCTGAGGCCGTTGCAGCCCCTTCTCCAGTTAAACCTGAGGTAGAGTTAATCAGTAATAAACCTTCTGAGCCTGTCTCAGCACCCAAACCTGCCCCCACTCCTGTTAAAACCCCAGCCAAGGTGGAGCCTGTGATCAAGAACGACAAGg GATCTGGCACTGAGTCAGACAGCGATGACTCAGTCCCTGAGCTGGAGGAGCAGGactctgcacagacacaaacacagcaagCTCAG cttgcagcagctgcagaaataGACGAGGAACCTGTCAGCAAAGCCAAACAGAGCCGCAGTGAAAAGAAGGCACGGAAG GCGATGTCAAAGCTCGGTCTCAGGCAGGTAACGGGGGTCACCAGGGTCACCATTCGCAAGTCAAAGAACATCCTGTTCGTCATTACCAAACCAGACGTCTACAAGAGCCCTGCGTCAGACACATACATCGTCTTCGGTGAAGCTAAG ATCGAAGATCTTTCCCAGCAAGCCCAActtgcagctgcagaaaaattCAAGGTACAGGGGGAAGCTGTATCAAATAtccaggaaaacacacagacgccAACAGTACAGGAGGAAAGCGAAGAAGAGGAG GTTGATGAGACCGGAGTTGAGGTCAAGGACATTGAACTCGTTATGTCCCAAGCAAACGTGTCGCGGGCGAAGGCTGTACGCGCCctgaaaaataacaacaacgaCATTGTCAATGCTATTATG GAGTTGACAATGTAA